One region of Oncorhynchus clarkii lewisi isolate Uvic-CL-2024 unplaced genomic scaffold, UVic_Ocla_1.0 unplaced_contig_1658_pilon_pilon, whole genome shotgun sequence genomic DNA includes:
- the LOC139404552 gene encoding pleckstrin homology-like domain family A member 1 yields MSLRGRSTSSRNPNQTVRISHTSDRCRRTSIKYPAHTSTSSTAHSNPLTAVTISASDAFTSTGKEKKKCLHLLRKLGRFLKMLENGGKVLKEGLLEKRSDGLLQLWKKKHCVLTEDGVLLHPPKQHDHPHHYNHHGGGDTGKVKELHFSNMKTVDCVERKGKYIYFTVVMSEGKEIDFRCPQDEGWNAEITLQMVQYKNRQAILAVKSTRQKQQLLVVQLPGQKIIRSSPNVA; encoded by the coding sequence ATGTCACTCAGGGGGCGGTCCACAAGCTCGAGAAACCCCAATCAAACTGTGCGTATCAGTCACACCAGCGACCGCTGCCGACGGACTAGTATCAAATACCCTGCACACACATCCACGAGTTCCACAGCACATAGTAACCCACTCACTGCAGTGACCATTTCAGCATCCGATGCCTTTACCTCTACGGGCAAGGAGAAGAAGAAGTGTTTGCATTTGCTGAGGAAATTGGGGCGTTTTCTCAAGATGCTGGAGAACGGCGGCAAGGTGCTGAAAGAGGGGCTTCTGGAGAAGCGAAGCGACGGTTTGCTGCAGCTGTGGAAGAAGAAGCACTGCGTCCTCACGGAGGACGGGGTTCTGCTTCACCCGCCGAAGCAGCACGACCACCCGCACCATTACAACCACCACGGCGGCGGAGACACTGGCAAAGTCAAGGAGCTGCACTTCTCCAACATGAAAACTGTGGACTGCGTCGAGAGGAAAGGGAAATACATCTACTTCACCGTGGTCATGTCGGAGGGCAAGGAGATCGATTTCAGGTGTCCACAGGACGAGGGCTGGAACGCCGAGATAACTTTGCAGATGGTGCAATACAAAAACAGGCAGGCCATCCTGGCGGTGAAGTCTACCAGACAGAAACAGCAGCTCCTCGTTGTTCAGCTCCCGGGACAGAAAATTATTCGGAGCTCTCCAAACGTTGCGTGA